One window of the Leptospira koniambonensis genome contains the following:
- a CDS encoding SpvB/TcaC N-terminal domain-containing protein codes for MMNRLFRFAGVLPSGTSFLSPGSAPAPEGSDLFSISTNYSEAIDDPETKADALAGASFIAPPEPNNYGAVSLNYPIQVPAGRAGVQPSLALSYSSTGGDGWTGIGWSIGLGAITRTPEYGALFYDSRDTFTWNGKRLIKISGSTSNENGVYRPEITEEDFALLKLTNIENGGTWEVLDSGGTKTIYGDSASNRIYDPNQISRTYSWYLSKTEDRNGNYMQVTYDTSQYSEKRNLYIQEIKYTGNSRSGFPAKQYVKFITKSRGDSYVSKAPGFTMVMDKLLDKIEVGWTGGKLWTYSFVYDTSFDSGRPILKTVDSDRHTTKPEFKYSSSARILAWQNIANQASSEPEILPNSTEYFEGDFNGDAISDIVFFNPQTGNWKAAEGRKEGGYNFKTYANRYKNYDGPSKIRFFKGNVSGDFNGDGRSDIAFYLPETKDFIVAEHDGQVFQFRNYGRLMSGIPDIFRMEWFPGDYDGNGLSDSLLFDEPTGLWTLMLNKGGSFEFLKVGKKFQNVFRGDYSPNANLDSVSTNDTSIDGKDRAKVKFLSGDYNADGLTDISLYDQRTGKWFVGENLRNPDKSSSIYFITNWVLYKVFTAPEQALFSNDQFSGDFNGDGTSDFLLFDRSSGEWTLGETINQTINFKIWSKAPQFKTITRWLQGDFNGDGATDVGFFSESDGKFWIGEATSNGFRYKVYSDMSYGPNQERVMKTPLPLDEVKPVKGFGVFSTSSDTKTVLLDYQYDGNSNPGKGEIAYPGCFTANDCSASPELLLFDRKTGVFDFKKGSTFTEAVLTGFNPETAGIVTINSGKADRYTVNTRDEVLFFGDFGSTSKFFVVTQDSGNAFKRTDLASIADSQVVSFDINSSAYAIDYFDVTSSKSTLILNDQTSTGSQRFLLTGLSGTKYLTVSGDVSDSYLQNLFQVGNETNRNRRNLFSIFSGDFAGVGKAQILLVDRTETAHKWYLGTIGSTAINFKLLTGSVKVPVSTTVYDKTSQAGIQYALFEEVSGSSIVYEDPTDTAAIVFSKIRITATTVARTAYGPGFVGFSNQFDHRGNPIIVSDGENKIYDLSQSKVVAAASPVFALSMDRPDLMTKVYPFEWIQGDYNGDGLTDIGIIHLKEPTWYFAMSTGTVPDVIEQVKNGIGGTYTLEYDNSTKFDNNGGDNIPDLSINYRVCTKIILEDGLGNTIPKNYSYKNGVSFSAFINGKKETDAFGFTEFTMTDATGSRTVHSYFSQPYSNFMHNRALSGAEKEMHIIGSDNQDYGSSKKTYEIQQIETVTGKISYLARMSKTQNFINGTATTTSEGSVVFNGYNLTKKTDVSTDHYADSAHPSQSFTSVTDFETDSTTNQTRPKKTVSLSSSSYETTSNLTYDSQGNLTRNAVTYTGSGLPSVPANITESTYDTYGNKTEEKNTSASPNRGTSYVFDDQLHQFVKEQTSFGGSIQLKTRYTTNYGKAFGSPEDSTDPNGNKTYFEYDDFGRLVESSADTDSGTKVLAVYEYGSNFPYSAKTTFPTGGADPSFALRGYKDGMGRVVHTVKTGSNGQFVRSGKITYNGNGQVIRSGQPDWADAGEIDIFVLHAQERNPSYIEYDAIGRAKKTILPVAAGETEATTLTVTYNDPFETIETHSGGTSKRTVKDGKGQVLYIEDFGSDGTNAKIGFCFDLAGKMIKKSDMNGGALSCDTSGINAKDTSGQNQAYWLYDAFGRLKKNSDPDFGVSTASYNAFGDTTQSTDARGITTSFTYDSLGRMITKEIPEGIVYFDYDSGSGSENALGKLVKVEDSAQIKTFSYDKLGRAKKETRNIKNLTIELADGPYITEYKYDLLGRVSSIDYPEHPVNHTRMKACYNYGTAGYITGISVQINTNSVIPGYCSKTIVENITYNEFGQTSGFGLGNGIQTNYTYDVKQRLVRINSVGDVDGTTKTLQDAVYAFNSRNNITGITNTSSEYTTAYNYSYDGLNRLVAADGQYQESADNYTKTFRQSFAYAKNGNLLAKRNHNFNDNTLIDEWNYQYSNHQVTHIDSTQSGNDRLVMSYDSSGNMTYQRDNFKDLTKMITVDSQNRITQVQDALSTTIGNYWYDEGGFRVRKKALVPSGASFKNQEILYPSKFYGLEYSEETNILSSINNVYLNGVRIAALNEDGVTAYFLTDQVDSVAHVLDEGAHTLSRMQYEPYGETLVQRGTLDFAPKYNSQELDRETNFYFYNARYYDPQIARFTSADSVIDGARSTQGWNRFSYVAGNPIRYKDPTGHVAETPWDAFNVGLDIVNIGIDVATGDYIGAAIDVAALAYDGFATAVPVLPGGAGSARNAYKAGTWAAKGIEFANKGKALLDPMKAAFRRQARRIFDKTDEVYQLAKKNAKELGKRIPYQIDHKIPLEWAHRMGKNFDPNKINNLRKLSEDAHKFVSKEWGSFRKMLKNAEPTKEMLLNFHKETTKKLWKQFGEK; via the coding sequence ATGATGAATCGTCTCTTCAGATTTGCGGGGGTTCTCCCTTCTGGAACCTCCTTTCTGTCCCCGGGTTCCGCACCTGCACCGGAAGGAAGTGATCTATTTTCTATTTCTACAAACTACAGCGAAGCAATAGACGACCCGGAAACAAAGGCAGATGCCTTAGCCGGAGCTTCTTTTATCGCACCCCCTGAGCCGAATAATTATGGAGCGGTTTCTTTAAATTACCCAATACAGGTTCCTGCGGGAAGAGCAGGAGTTCAACCAAGCCTTGCGTTATCCTATTCTTCTACTGGAGGAGATGGATGGACCGGGATTGGTTGGAGTATTGGTCTTGGGGCAATTACAAGGACTCCTGAATATGGAGCTTTGTTCTATGATTCCAGAGATACATTTACTTGGAACGGAAAAAGGCTTATTAAAATTTCCGGTTCCACTTCTAATGAGAACGGGGTGTATAGACCCGAGATCACGGAAGAAGATTTTGCATTATTAAAATTAACGAATATAGAGAATGGAGGGACCTGGGAGGTTTTGGATTCCGGTGGGACTAAAACAATCTATGGCGACTCTGCTTCCAATCGGATCTATGATCCAAACCAAATTTCCAGAACATATAGTTGGTATCTTTCTAAAACGGAAGATAGGAACGGAAACTATATGCAGGTTACCTACGATACTTCCCAGTATTCCGAAAAGAGAAACTTGTATATCCAAGAGATCAAATACACTGGGAATAGCAGAAGTGGATTTCCTGCGAAGCAATATGTGAAATTTATAACAAAGTCAAGAGGAGATTCTTATGTAAGTAAGGCTCCTGGTTTCACAATGGTCATGGATAAACTTCTAGATAAAATAGAAGTTGGTTGGACTGGTGGAAAACTTTGGACGTATTCTTTTGTATATGATACTTCCTTCGACTCAGGAAGACCTATTCTTAAAACTGTAGATTCGGACCGTCACACTACAAAACCAGAATTTAAATATAGCAGCTCTGCAAGAATATTAGCTTGGCAGAATATAGCAAACCAAGCTTCCAGCGAACCTGAAATTCTTCCTAATTCTACTGAGTATTTCGAAGGTGATTTTAATGGAGATGCGATTTCGGACATTGTATTCTTCAATCCTCAAACCGGAAATTGGAAAGCAGCAGAAGGAAGAAAAGAAGGCGGATATAATTTCAAGACCTACGCGAACCGTTATAAAAACTATGATGGTCCTTCTAAGATCCGATTCTTCAAAGGAAATGTAAGCGGTGATTTTAATGGGGACGGAAGATCTGATATTGCATTCTATCTTCCTGAAACCAAAGACTTTATAGTCGCAGAACATGACGGACAAGTATTCCAATTTCGTAATTATGGAAGATTGATGAGTGGGATCCCGGATATTTTCCGGATGGAATGGTTTCCGGGAGATTATGACGGAAACGGACTTTCTGATTCCTTACTATTCGATGAGCCAACTGGTCTTTGGACTTTGATGTTAAACAAGGGTGGAAGTTTTGAATTTCTGAAAGTGGGTAAAAAATTCCAAAACGTATTCAGAGGAGATTATTCTCCGAATGCGAACTTGGATAGTGTCAGCACAAACGACACAAGTATCGATGGAAAAGATAGAGCCAAGGTTAAGTTTTTAAGCGGAGATTATAACGCGGATGGACTTACTGATATCTCTCTTTATGACCAGAGAACTGGGAAATGGTTTGTAGGAGAAAATCTCAGAAATCCAGACAAATCAAGTTCTATCTATTTCATTACCAACTGGGTATTATACAAAGTATTTACTGCACCTGAGCAGGCTTTATTTTCTAACGATCAATTCTCTGGCGATTTTAACGGAGACGGAACTTCTGATTTCTTACTATTCGATCGTTCTTCCGGAGAATGGACTTTAGGAGAAACAATAAACCAGACTATAAATTTCAAGATCTGGTCCAAGGCTCCTCAATTCAAAACGATCACTCGCTGGTTACAAGGGGACTTCAATGGAGATGGTGCGACTGACGTAGGATTTTTCTCGGAGTCAGATGGAAAGTTCTGGATCGGAGAAGCAACATCTAACGGATTCCGATATAAAGTTTATAGCGATATGAGCTATGGTCCGAACCAAGAAAGAGTAATGAAAACTCCTCTTCCTTTGGATGAGGTAAAACCTGTAAAAGGATTTGGAGTATTCTCCACTTCTTCCGATACAAAAACAGTTCTTTTAGATTATCAATATGATGGGAACTCCAACCCAGGAAAAGGGGAAATTGCATATCCAGGATGTTTTACAGCAAACGATTGCTCTGCTTCTCCTGAGTTACTTCTTTTTGATAGAAAAACCGGCGTATTTGATTTTAAGAAGGGTTCTACATTTACAGAAGCGGTTCTTACTGGGTTTAATCCGGAAACAGCAGGGATCGTAACGATAAATAGTGGCAAAGCAGATCGTTATACTGTAAACACTCGCGACGAAGTTTTATTTTTCGGAGACTTTGGAAGCACTAGCAAATTTTTCGTCGTGACCCAAGATAGCGGGAACGCTTTTAAAAGAACGGATCTTGCCAGCATTGCAGATTCACAAGTTGTATCTTTCGATATTAATTCGAGTGCATATGCAATTGATTATTTTGATGTAACTTCTTCTAAGTCTACTTTGATCTTGAACGATCAAACGAGTACAGGCTCTCAAAGATTTTTACTCACAGGACTAAGTGGAACTAAGTATCTAACAGTTTCAGGCGACGTATCAGATTCTTATCTTCAGAATTTATTCCAAGTAGGAAACGAAACCAACCGAAACAGAAGAAATCTTTTCAGTATTTTTTCCGGAGATTTTGCAGGAGTTGGAAAGGCTCAGATCTTACTCGTAGATAGAACTGAAACAGCACATAAATGGTATTTGGGAACCATAGGCTCTACTGCGATCAACTTCAAACTTCTGACCGGTTCTGTGAAGGTTCCCGTATCCACTACAGTTTATGATAAAACAAGTCAGGCTGGAATCCAATATGCACTCTTTGAGGAAGTATCCGGAAGCTCCATCGTTTACGAAGATCCAACCGATACTGCCGCCATCGTATTTTCTAAAATTAGAATTACTGCAACTACTGTTGCAAGAACCGCATATGGCCCTGGATTTGTAGGATTCTCAAATCAATTCGATCATAGAGGAAATCCGATCATTGTTTCTGATGGAGAGAATAAGATCTATGATCTTTCTCAAAGTAAGGTGGTTGCTGCGGCTTCTCCTGTATTTGCATTGTCCATGGATCGTCCGGATCTAATGACTAAAGTATATCCATTCGAATGGATCCAAGGGGATTATAACGGAGATGGACTCACTGATATAGGGATTATCCATCTTAAAGAACCAACTTGGTATTTTGCAATGTCAACAGGAACTGTTCCGGATGTGATCGAACAGGTCAAGAACGGGATCGGTGGAACCTACACTTTAGAATATGATAATTCTACCAAGTTTGATAATAACGGTGGAGATAATATCCCGGATCTTTCGATTAACTATAGGGTTTGCACAAAGATTATATTAGAAGATGGACTTGGGAACACCATCCCTAAGAATTACAGTTATAAAAACGGGGTTTCTTTCTCCGCATTCATCAACGGTAAAAAGGAAACTGACGCATTCGGATTCACAGAATTTACAATGACTGATGCAACCGGTTCCAGAACGGTTCATTCTTATTTCAGCCAACCTTATTCTAATTTTATGCATAACCGAGCACTTTCAGGTGCTGAAAAAGAAATGCATATCATCGGTTCTGATAATCAGGACTACGGATCTTCTAAGAAAACATATGAGATCCAACAAATTGAAACTGTTACCGGAAAGATCAGCTATCTCGCTCGTATGAGTAAAACTCAAAATTTTATTAATGGAACAGCGACCACTACTTCAGAAGGTTCTGTGGTCTTTAATGGTTACAATTTAACAAAGAAGACGGATGTAAGCACAGATCATTATGCGGATTCTGCTCACCCTTCTCAAAGTTTTACTTCAGTTACAGATTTCGAAACTGATTCTACAACGAACCAAACACGTCCTAAAAAGACAGTTTCTTTATCTAGTTCTTCTTATGAAACTACAAGCAATCTTACTTACGATTCCCAAGGGAATCTGACTCGCAATGCAGTGACCTATACAGGAAGTGGATTACCTTCTGTTCCTGCGAATATTACGGAATCCACATACGATACTTACGGGAATAAAACGGAAGAAAAAAACACAAGCGCGAGTCCAAATCGTGGGACCTCCTACGTTTTTGACGACCAACTTCATCAGTTCGTAAAAGAACAAACAAGTTTCGGTGGATCTATCCAACTTAAAACCAGATATACTACGAATTACGGAAAAGCTTTTGGTTCTCCGGAAGATTCCACAGATCCAAATGGAAACAAAACATATTTCGAATATGATGATTTTGGAAGACTTGTAGAATCCAGTGCAGATACAGATTCCGGAACCAAGGTTTTAGCAGTATATGAGTATGGATCTAATTTTCCTTATAGCGCCAAAACTACTTTCCCGACAGGGGGAGCAGATCCAAGTTTTGCTCTTCGCGGTTATAAAGATGGTATGGGAAGAGTTGTCCATACAGTCAAAACTGGATCGAACGGACAATTTGTAAGATCCGGAAAGATTACTTACAACGGAAATGGACAAGTCATTCGTTCTGGACAACCGGATTGGGCAGATGCAGGCGAGATTGACATATTTGTTCTGCATGCCCAAGAAAGAAATCCAAGTTATATTGAATACGATGCCATAGGAAGAGCGAAGAAAACCATTCTTCCAGTTGCTGCTGGAGAGACAGAAGCAACTACATTAACTGTTACATATAACGATCCGTTTGAGACAATTGAAACTCATAGTGGTGGAACAAGCAAAAGAACCGTAAAAGATGGAAAAGGCCAGGTTCTTTATATAGAAGACTTTGGTTCAGACGGGACCAACGCAAAGATAGGTTTTTGTTTTGATCTTGCAGGAAAGATGATCAAAAAGTCCGACATGAACGGAGGAGCGTTATCCTGCGATACAAGCGGGATCAATGCAAAAGACACTTCCGGCCAAAACCAGGCGTATTGGTTATACGACGCTTTCGGAAGGTTAAAGAAAAACAGCGATCCTGATTTCGGAGTTAGCACTGCTTCTTATAACGCATTCGGGGATACTACTCAATCCACAGACGCTCGTGGAATCACGACTAGTTTTACTTATGATTCTCTTGGAAGGATGATCACAAAAGAAATTCCAGAAGGAATCGTTTATTTCGATTATGATAGTGGTTCCGGATCTGAGAATGCTCTTGGAAAACTAGTAAAGGTAGAAGATTCTGCTCAGATCAAAACCTTCAGCTACGACAAATTAGGTAGAGCGAAGAAAGAAACTCGAAATATCAAGAATCTAACGATCGAACTCGCAGACGGACCTTATATTACAGAATATAAATACGATTTACTAGGCCGTGTCTCTTCTATTGATTACCCAGAACATCCAGTAAATCATACACGGATGAAAGCCTGCTATAATTATGGAACTGCAGGTTATATCACAGGAATTTCAGTCCAAATAAACACAAACAGCGTAATCCCAGGATATTGCAGTAAAACCATCGTAGAAAATATTACTTACAACGAGTTCGGACAAACTTCCGGGTTTGGACTTGGGAATGGTATCCAAACAAATTATACATACGATGTAAAACAGAGATTAGTTCGTATCAACTCAGTAGGGGATGTGGATGGAACCACAAAAACTCTCCAAGATGCAGTCTATGCATTCAATAGCAGAAATAATATCACTGGGATCACAAACACATCCAGCGAATACACAACCGCATATAACTATAGCTACGACGGATTAAACAGGCTTGTAGCAGCAGACGGACAATACCAAGAATCTGCAGATAATTATACAAAAACCTTCCGCCAAAGTTTTGCGTATGCAAAGAACGGGAACCTACTCGCAAAACGAAATCATAACTTTAACGATAATACCCTCATAGATGAGTGGAATTACCAATATTCCAACCACCAAGTCACTCATATAGATTCCACACAAAGTGGGAACGATCGCCTGGTAATGAGTTACGATTCCTCCGGGAACATGACTTATCAGCGGGATAATTTTAAAGATCTTACCAAGATGATTACTGTAGATTCCCAGAATAGGATCACACAGGTCCAAGATGCGTTAAGCACAACAATTGGTAATTATTGGTATGATGAAGGTGGATTTAGAGTTCGTAAGAAAGCATTAGTTCCAAGCGGAGCGAGTTTCAAAAACCAAGAGATCCTATATCCAAGCAAGTTCTACGGATTAGAGTATTCCGAAGAAACAAATATATTAAGTTCTATTAATAACGTTTATCTAAATGGAGTTCGAATTGCTGCTCTGAATGAAGATGGAGTCACTGCCTACTTCTTAACAGACCAAGTGGATTCAGTTGCTCACGTACTAGATGAAGGTGCTCATACTCTTTCGAGAATGCAGTACGAGCCTTATGGGGAGACTTTAGTTCAAAGAGGAACGTTAGATTTTGCTCCGAAGTATAACTCTCAGGAGTTAGACAGAGAGACTAATTTTTATTTTTATAATGCAAGATATTACGATCCGCAGATCGCGAGGTTTACGAGCGCCGATAGTGTGATCGATGGGGCTCGTAGTACACAAGGGTGGAATAGGTTCTCGTATGTCGCAGGGAATCCGATTCGATATAAGGATCCAACGGGGCACGTAGCAGAAACGCCATGGGATGCTTTTAATGTCGGTTTAGATATTGTTAACATAGGAATAGATGTCGCAACAGGCGACTATATTGGAGCAGCCATTGATGTCGCTGCGTTAGCATACGATGGCTTTGCTACAGCCGTTCCAGTTTTGCCTGGCGGAGCAGGTTCAGCAAGGAACGCATACAAAGCTGGCACTTGGGCTGCAAAGGGAATTGAATTCGCA